One window of the Posidoniimonas polymericola genome contains the following:
- a CDS encoding FAD-dependent oxidoreductase gives MASIFCLGLGHQANAATSKSQEQSIQAEIVVYGGASGGVSAAVQAARMGRQVVLVSEYDHLGGMTSSGLGWSDIGNESILGGVCREFYHQVYLHYQQDEAWNIQPRARFANRGQGVPALNDRTELASVFEPKVAEAVFDKLVADAGVRLVFGRLDLRRGVDKRGARITALHLEDGRTVRGRVYIDASYEGDLLEAAGVSFATGREPNSAYGETSNGITGLEYGNQLVEGVDPYLAPGDPTSGLLPGVNPSRGGPIGSGDHRIQAYCYRMVLTDAPGNRAPIAKPAGYDAADYELLFRCIEAGQTSRFFKNDWMPNRKTDSNNASGISTDYIGANYGDDWNWATLNYAQREELASRHRDWQLGMLWTLQHHPRVPSSVRERCSKWGLAKDEFVDNQNWPYVIYIREARRMVSDFVMTERHCCGLEPVAHSIGMGAYTLDSHNVQRYVHDGMVKNEGDIQKRIQRPYSIPYQAIIPREPECDNLLVPWALSASHIAFGSIRMEPVFMVLGQSAATAAAIAVSDNIAVQQVPYQRLRERLERDGQFLSLPVNVAADNSDATGAKPPRGAVRKATERL, from the coding sequence ATGGCATCGATCTTCTGCCTAGGATTAGGCCACCAGGCGAACGCCGCTACCTCCAAGAGCCAGGAGCAATCGATCCAGGCAGAAATCGTCGTCTACGGCGGCGCGTCGGGCGGCGTCTCTGCCGCTGTGCAGGCCGCGCGGATGGGGCGCCAGGTGGTGCTCGTCTCGGAGTACGACCACCTAGGCGGGATGACCAGCAGCGGACTCGGCTGGTCGGACATCGGAAACGAGTCGATCCTGGGCGGCGTCTGCCGCGAGTTCTACCACCAGGTCTACCTGCACTATCAGCAAGACGAAGCTTGGAATATCCAGCCCCGGGCGAGGTTCGCGAACCGCGGCCAGGGCGTTCCCGCACTCAACGACCGGACCGAGCTGGCGTCGGTCTTCGAGCCGAAGGTCGCCGAGGCGGTGTTCGACAAGCTCGTTGCCGATGCAGGCGTGCGGCTGGTGTTTGGGCGGCTCGACCTGCGGCGGGGCGTCGATAAACGGGGCGCCCGTATCACGGCTCTCCACCTTGAGGACGGCCGCACTGTTAGGGGCCGGGTCTACATCGACGCCTCGTACGAGGGCGACCTGCTCGAAGCCGCCGGCGTGTCATTCGCCACCGGCAGAGAACCAAACTCTGCCTACGGTGAAACGAGCAACGGTATTACAGGGCTCGAGTACGGCAATCAGCTGGTCGAGGGAGTCGACCCCTACCTGGCGCCGGGCGACCCCACCAGCGGCTTGCTGCCCGGCGTCAACCCGTCGCGCGGCGGGCCGATCGGCAGCGGCGACCACCGGATCCAGGCCTACTGCTACCGGATGGTGCTGACTGATGCGCCGGGCAATCGCGCGCCGATCGCCAAGCCCGCTGGCTACGACGCGGCTGACTACGAACTCCTGTTCCGCTGCATTGAAGCAGGCCAGACCAGCCGGTTCTTCAAGAACGACTGGATGCCCAACCGCAAGACCGACTCGAACAACGCGAGTGGCATCTCAACCGACTACATCGGCGCCAACTACGGCGACGACTGGAACTGGGCCACCCTCAACTACGCCCAGCGTGAGGAGCTCGCCAGCCGCCACCGCGACTGGCAGCTCGGGATGCTGTGGACGCTGCAGCACCACCCTCGGGTTCCGAGCAGCGTCCGCGAGCGGTGCTCAAAGTGGGGCCTGGCCAAGGACGAGTTCGTCGACAACCAGAATTGGCCCTACGTAATCTACATCCGCGAGGCAAGGCGGATGGTCTCTGACTTTGTGATGACCGAGCGACACTGCTGCGGGCTGGAGCCCGTGGCCCACTCGATCGGAATGGGCGCCTACACGCTCGATTCGCACAACGTTCAGCGCTATGTCCATGACGGAATGGTGAAGAACGAGGGCGACATACAGAAGCGCATCCAGCGGCCCTACTCCATCCCGTATCAGGCAATCATCCCCCGAGAGCCGGAGTGCGACAACCTGCTGGTCCCCTGGGCGCTCTCTGCGTCGCACATCGCGTTCGGGTCCATCCGCATGGAGCCGGTGTTCATGGTCCTCGGGCAATCAGCGGCGACCGCCGCCGCCATCGCCGTCAGTGACAATATCGCCGTGCAGCAGGTGCCCTATCAGCGTTTGCGCGAGCGACTCGAACGCGACGGCCAGTTTCTCAGCCTGCCGGTGAACGTCGCCGCCGACAACTCCGACGCGACCGGCGCCAAGCCACCGCGCGGAGCCGTGCGCAAGGCGACCGAGAGGCTGTAG
- a CDS encoding CBM96 family carbohydrate-binding protein encodes MESNESRNPAGDEPRRQLHTLLAKMWDNELTAQDAVELGELLQSHPGLRQEYLEAKLSQETLVDLCKRWDVAALDYSPVVGTPAIGAKRSSLASLAGDPTAGPAAQPPRRRYRPTHWLAGLSAAAAAVAVGVWIGQAWQTGRTAGGAAPPAEAERMLVARVVDAVSSEMAELVPEFRGREIAAGEVLELESGLTELRFHSGANALLAGPARMTIEGPLKVKLGFGRLTVRMDEGVDGFQVVTPDGQVTDLGTAFGVSVSDGQQSQVSVFEGEVEYQSEKSKEPPTKLVAGEAVRFGPANGPEALTDVPHLAGLKDMSLKRPCVRLPAYKDSYVRNRELREHNELRNFGSDSELLIKYEVAEFPATRRVWLGFDLSGIACEDLIGARLRLSVLPNHLAEEYRQSKNQPYTESDTAWQFEVAGLWDEFYDDWQEDQITWMNAPGNAPNEASGRLTGPHAPVSLGTFSIRGSGQRGDEIVVVGARLLEFLRNDSDGKVTLVVSRRTPSFLGAGQDVIVHGFASREHPDLAPPTLELWGKTAASP; translated from the coding sequence ATGGAATCGAACGAGTCGAGAAACCCTGCTGGTGATGAACCGCGTCGGCAGCTCCACACACTGTTGGCGAAGATGTGGGACAACGAGCTCACCGCTCAGGACGCTGTCGAGCTGGGGGAACTGCTGCAGAGCCACCCAGGGCTGCGTCAGGAGTACCTCGAGGCCAAGCTCTCTCAGGAAACGCTGGTCGACCTCTGCAAGCGGTGGGACGTCGCGGCGCTGGACTATTCACCGGTGGTCGGCACACCGGCGATCGGCGCCAAGAGAAGCTCACTGGCTTCCCTAGCCGGCGATCCCACCGCCGGTCCTGCCGCTCAGCCGCCGCGCCGCCGGTACCGCCCAACCCACTGGCTGGCGGGCCTGTCGGCCGCTGCGGCGGCGGTCGCCGTTGGCGTTTGGATTGGCCAGGCCTGGCAGACCGGTCGCACGGCCGGGGGGGCGGCGCCTCCCGCCGAGGCAGAACGCATGCTGGTGGCGAGGGTGGTTGACGCCGTCAGCTCCGAGATGGCGGAGCTCGTGCCGGAGTTCCGCGGCCGCGAGATCGCCGCGGGTGAAGTCCTGGAGCTCGAGTCGGGATTGACGGAACTCCGCTTTCACAGCGGCGCCAACGCCCTGCTCGCCGGCCCGGCCCGCATGACAATCGAGGGGCCCTTGAAGGTGAAGCTCGGCTTCGGGCGGCTCACGGTCCGGATGGACGAGGGCGTCGACGGGTTTCAGGTCGTCACCCCGGATGGCCAGGTGACCGACTTGGGCACCGCGTTCGGCGTGAGCGTGTCGGACGGGCAGCAGTCGCAGGTGTCGGTATTCGAGGGCGAGGTTGAGTACCAGTCCGAGAAGAGCAAGGAGCCGCCGACGAAACTTGTCGCGGGCGAGGCGGTGCGGTTCGGCCCTGCCAACGGCCCCGAAGCACTCACCGACGTGCCCCATCTGGCGGGCCTGAAGGACATGTCGCTCAAGCGGCCGTGCGTCCGCCTGCCGGCCTACAAGGACTCGTACGTCCGCAACCGTGAGCTGCGCGAGCACAACGAGCTGCGGAACTTCGGCTCCGACTCCGAGCTGCTGATCAAGTACGAGGTGGCGGAGTTCCCGGCGACGCGTCGCGTCTGGCTGGGGTTTGACCTCAGCGGCATCGCCTGCGAGGACCTGATCGGGGCGCGCCTCCGCTTGTCGGTGCTGCCGAACCACCTGGCGGAGGAGTACCGACAGTCGAAGAATCAACCGTACACCGAGTCGGACACCGCCTGGCAGTTTGAGGTCGCCGGCCTGTGGGACGAGTTCTACGACGACTGGCAGGAAGATCAAATTACCTGGATGAACGCGCCTGGTAACGCCCCGAACGAAGCCTCGGGCCGACTGACGGGTCCCCATGCGCCGGTGTCGCTGGGGACCTTTTCGATCAGGGGGAGCGGCCAACGGGGTGACGAGATCGTGGTCGTCGGAGCCAGGCTCCTAGAGTTCCTCCGCAACGACAGCGACGGCAAGGTGACCCTGGTCGTCTCGCGTCGCACGCCCAGCTTCCTGGGCGCAGGCCAAGACGTTATCGTTCACGGCTTTGCTAGCCGAGAGCACCCCGACTTGGCTCCGCCAACCCTCGAGCTGTGGGGGAAGACGGCCGCGTCGCCCTAG
- a CDS encoding sigma-70 family RNA polymerase sigma factor encodes MKEDQSGGADGEGSALQTRGLDEELFISLIVRYERRVSAFIKTLLPLDAEVDDLLQEVSVVAWQKFRSFTYKGQSPDEPFVSWLCTIAKFQVLCERKKRASKNVVVPFDDSLVEELATLQLEQASYFEERRQALGECVKKLSPQEREIVRLRFGLGQSIPAIADYLGRKQVTAYQTVARIRVKLSNCVRLTLNREEYS; translated from the coding sequence ATGAAGGAAGACCAATCAGGCGGGGCGGATGGTGAGGGGTCCGCTCTTCAGACGCGGGGGCTCGATGAAGAGCTATTCATCTCGCTGATCGTCCGGTACGAGCGGCGCGTCAGCGCGTTCATCAAGACGCTCCTCCCGCTCGACGCCGAAGTGGACGACCTGCTTCAGGAGGTGAGCGTCGTCGCCTGGCAGAAGTTTCGAAGCTTTACCTACAAGGGTCAGTCGCCCGACGAGCCCTTCGTGAGTTGGCTCTGCACCATCGCAAAGTTCCAGGTGTTGTGCGAGCGGAAGAAGCGTGCGTCGAAGAACGTCGTGGTCCCGTTCGACGATTCTCTCGTAGAAGAGCTCGCGACGCTGCAGCTCGAACAGGCGAGTTACTTTGAGGAGCGGCGGCAGGCCCTTGGCGAGTGCGTCAAGAAGCTCTCACCTCAGGAGCGGGAGATTGTGCGTCTGCGGTTCGGCCTCGGCCAGTCCATTCCGGCGATCGCTGATTACCTGGGACGCAAGCAGGTGACCGCCTACCAGACCGTCGCGCGGATACGCGTTAAGCTATCAAACTGCGTCAGGCTCACGCTGAATCGCGAGGAGTATTCCTGA
- a CDS encoding DUF1559 family PulG-like putative transporter, whose amino-acid sequence MSAALLPGWKRRYCCVSSRGVVEWRRRGFTLVELLVVIAIIGVLVALLLPAVQAAREAARRSTCTNKLKQLALATQNYATTRSGELPPGTPGQGKHGVFTYLLPYIEQESLFDQIDLETTTYSARNDPMRFEVVDDYVCPSYPESPLIRDDPSASKNGALTTYQGNGGAFVEVRQERDPSPNYGALARNGVFRWGEKNRKLREVTDGLSNTYLFGEFVHTDRLPGLYSELPGNIRPWMGSPLLSGDNRVSYESKVAALTPNTPIDREADQWPFNHLPFGSFHPGGTLFSRLDGSVDFLVDGISLDLFKAGCSVSGGEVLDQ is encoded by the coding sequence ATGTCAGCCGCACTGCTCCCAGGTTGGAAGCGGCGTTATTGTTGTGTAAGCTCGCGCGGCGTCGTCGAGTGGCGGCGTAGGGGCTTCACGCTCGTGGAGTTGCTGGTCGTCATCGCGATTATTGGCGTGCTTGTGGCGCTGCTGCTGCCGGCCGTGCAGGCGGCCCGTGAAGCAGCGCGCCGCTCGACGTGCACCAACAAGCTGAAACAGCTGGCGCTGGCGACTCAGAACTACGCCACTACCCGTTCCGGCGAGTTGCCGCCCGGCACGCCAGGGCAGGGCAAGCACGGCGTCTTTACCTACCTGCTTCCGTACATCGAGCAGGAGAGTCTCTTCGACCAGATCGACCTCGAAACCACGACCTACAGCGCCCGCAACGACCCGATGCGGTTCGAGGTCGTCGACGACTACGTCTGCCCCAGCTACCCCGAGTCGCCGCTCATCCGCGACGACCCGTCAGCCAGCAAGAACGGCGCGCTCACGACCTACCAGGGCAACGGCGGGGCGTTCGTCGAAGTCCGCCAGGAACGAGACCCATCGCCAAACTACGGCGCGCTGGCCCGGAACGGGGTGTTTCGTTGGGGCGAGAAAAACCGCAAGCTGCGCGAAGTAACCGACGGCCTGAGCAACACCTACCTGTTTGGCGAGTTCGTGCACACGGACCGCCTGCCGGGGCTCTACTCGGAGCTGCCAGGGAACATCCGCCCCTGGATGGGCTCGCCACTCCTGTCTGGCGACAACCGGGTTTCGTACGAATCGAAGGTTGCCGCCCTCACGCCGAACACGCCCATCGACCGCGAGGCCGATCAGTGGCCGTTCAACCACCTGCCGTTTGGCAGCTTCCACCCGGGCGGAACCCTGTTTTCTCGACTCGACGGGAGCGTCGACTTCCTGGTGGACGGGATCAGCCTCGACCTGTTCAAGGCGGGCTGCTCCGTCAGCGGCGGCGAGGTTTTGGATCAGTAG
- a CDS encoding FAD-dependent oxidoreductase, with amino-acid sequence MLRMLVRRLAALLLCGVLGASWARAQHDYDVVVYGGTSAAVMAAVEVAREGKSVAIVSPDARLGGLSSNGLGWTDIGSRDSIGGLSKEFYGRVYDHYLEPGAWVSETRQQYIGRSSLDPDAGRQMMFTFEPKVAEQIFNDFVSENNITMFSGRLNRESGVGMNGSRITSISTLGGDTISGGAFIDATYEGDLMAASGVSYTIGREANSQYDESLNGIQAGLNKNQLPRGIDPYVQPGNPASGRLPGVNPDAGGANGQGDQRLQSYNFRMAMTNDPANRAPIAKPDSYDAADYELLLRAVEAGQTSRFWKTSPMPNLKTDSNNDTGFSTDFIGGNYDLDTGWNYAEGDYASRDAMIQAHRDYQLGLVWTVQNDPRVPQAIRDAWGQWGLPLDEFTENENWPEQIYVREARRMLGEVVVDQNHVNQEPGYLFGDSIAMGGYAMDSHHTQRYVTAAGDVQNEGDVQSAPARGPYGISYRSITPQAGEVENLLVPVALSASHIAYGSIRMEPVFMSTGQAAGAAAVLALNGATSVQDVDYGLLRQSLLAAGAVLAPLLPDPVASNVGIDFNDAAGLPINLRNRTDGDGWTGVWDGTGTEQIVPGSLDYSGGGYLIDQAAGRAPGKLQGNYNEPRQNTRDFELAMQGDIWFSMLVENPDPSAVVGLSFNPSGNGDPEDGPIESLLVLDGETLSFEQQGVASASASGLPTGQTHLIVGRLSLGAEEQTLRVWADPMSVSHLGVPDLLVADQSLPTVLGGLGLLSYNPAGPAFSAAGGYLDALRISNAADAFFAVTGAVQTADVNGDGLIDIDDLSVIRSNYLVAGAALAEGDANRDGVVNSRDYFLWRTAYLNAGGDPAAIAGIVPEPAGLGLSLAIGAALAMPSRLARGHSSGNASGAKGSDID; translated from the coding sequence ATGCTGCGAATGCTAGTAAGGCGGCTCGCCGCCCTGCTGTTGTGCGGCGTGCTAGGCGCGTCCTGGGCGCGGGCGCAGCACGACTACGATGTCGTTGTGTATGGCGGCACATCCGCCGCGGTGATGGCGGCCGTCGAGGTCGCCCGGGAGGGCAAGTCGGTCGCCATTGTGTCGCCAGACGCCCGGCTGGGCGGGCTCAGCTCCAACGGACTCGGGTGGACCGACATCGGCAGCCGCGACTCGATCGGTGGCCTGAGCAAAGAGTTCTACGGCCGCGTGTACGACCACTACCTCGAGCCCGGCGCCTGGGTATCCGAGACCCGGCAGCAGTACATCGGGCGGTCGTCCCTCGACCCCGACGCCGGGCGCCAGATGATGTTCACGTTCGAGCCGAAGGTCGCCGAGCAGATCTTCAACGACTTTGTCAGCGAGAACAACATCACGATGTTCAGCGGGCGGCTCAACCGCGAGTCGGGCGTCGGCATGAACGGCAGCCGCATCACTTCCATCAGCACCCTCGGCGGCGACACCATCTCCGGCGGCGCGTTCATAGACGCCACCTACGAGGGCGACCTGATGGCCGCGTCGGGCGTCTCGTACACGATTGGCCGCGAGGCCAACTCCCAGTACGACGAGTCCCTCAACGGCATCCAAGCGGGGCTCAACAAGAACCAGTTGCCACGCGGGATCGACCCCTACGTGCAGCCCGGCAATCCCGCCAGCGGGCGGCTGCCCGGCGTCAACCCCGACGCGGGGGGCGCCAACGGCCAGGGCGATCAGCGGCTGCAGTCCTACAACTTCCGCATGGCGATGACCAACGACCCGGCCAACCGGGCCCCGATCGCCAAGCCCGACAGCTACGACGCAGCCGACTACGAGCTGCTGCTGCGGGCGGTTGAAGCCGGCCAGACCAGCCGGTTCTGGAAGACCAGCCCGATGCCCAATCTGAAGACCGACTCCAACAACGACACCGGCTTCTCAACCGACTTTATCGGCGGCAATTACGATCTGGACACCGGCTGGAACTACGCCGAGGGTGACTACGCCTCACGCGACGCGATGATCCAGGCGCACCGCGATTACCAGCTCGGGCTGGTATGGACCGTGCAGAACGATCCGCGCGTGCCCCAGGCAATCCGCGACGCCTGGGGCCAATGGGGGCTGCCGCTCGACGAGTTCACCGAGAACGAGAACTGGCCGGAGCAGATCTACGTGCGTGAGGCGCGTCGCATGCTTGGCGAGGTGGTGGTCGATCAGAACCACGTCAATCAAGAGCCCGGGTACCTGTTCGGCGACTCGATTGCCATGGGCGGCTACGCGATGGACTCGCACCACACCCAACGGTACGTGACGGCCGCGGGCGATGTGCAGAACGAGGGCGATGTGCAGTCCGCACCGGCCCGCGGCCCGTACGGCATCAGCTACCGGTCAATCACTCCGCAGGCGGGTGAGGTCGAGAACCTGCTGGTGCCGGTGGCGCTTAGCGCGAGCCACATCGCCTACGGCTCGATCCGCATGGAGCCGGTGTTCATGTCGACCGGCCAGGCCGCCGGCGCGGCCGCCGTGCTGGCGCTCAACGGCGCCACTAGCGTGCAGGATGTGGACTACGGCTTGCTCCGCCAGAGCCTGCTTGCCGCCGGCGCTGTGCTAGCGCCACTGCTCCCCGACCCGGTGGCGTCGAATGTCGGCATCGATTTCAACGACGCGGCCGGCCTCCCAATCAACCTCCGCAACCGCACCGACGGCGACGGCTGGACAGGCGTTTGGGACGGCACCGGCACCGAGCAGATCGTGCCCGGCAGCCTAGACTACTCCGGCGGAGGCTACCTGATCGACCAAGCCGCGGGCCGGGCGCCGGGCAAGCTGCAGGGCAACTACAACGAGCCGCGTCAGAACACACGCGACTTCGAGCTCGCCATGCAGGGTGATATCTGGTTCTCCATGCTGGTGGAGAACCCCGACCCATCGGCCGTGGTTGGTCTGTCGTTCAACCCGAGCGGAAACGGCGACCCAGAGGACGGACCGATCGAATCGCTGCTGGTCCTCGACGGCGAGACACTCTCTTTTGAGCAGCAAGGCGTCGCCTCAGCCAGCGCGTCGGGCCTGCCCACCGGGCAGACGCACCTGATCGTTGGTCGGCTGTCGCTCGGCGCGGAGGAGCAAACGCTGCGTGTCTGGGCCGACCCCATGTCGGTCAGTCACCTGGGCGTCCCGGACCTTCTCGTCGCCGACCAGTCGCTGCCGACGGTGCTCGGCGGCTTGGGGCTGCTCAGCTACAACCCGGCCGGCCCGGCGTTTTCTGCCGCGGGAGGCTACCTCGACGCGCTGCGGATCAGCAACGCGGCCGACGCGTTCTTCGCAGTTACCGGCGCGGTCCAGACCGCCGACGTCAACGGCGATGGGCTGATCGACATCGACGACCTGTCGGTGATCCGATCGAACTACCTGGTCGCGGGCGCCGCCCTGGCCGAAGGCGACGCCAACCGCGACGGCGTGGTCAACTCCCGGGACTACTTCCTATGGCGCACGGCGTACCTCAACGCGGGCGGCGACCCCGCGGCGATCGCCGGGATCGTCCCCGAGCCCGCGGGACTGGGGTTGAGTTTGGCGATTGGCGCCGCTTTGGCGATGCCGAGCCGACTCGCCCGGGGGCACTCCTCAGGAAATGCAAGCGGCGCGAAAGGGAGCGACATTGATTGA
- a CDS encoding GDSL-type esterase/lipase family protein, whose protein sequence is MIESCRSLTLLVLFGAGVQAAQPAQFVERLRDGDPQTVVTYGTSLTAGGAWSPQLSSRLSAAYPGELTWVNSGLSGKASNSGVANLSSRVLSHSPDAVFIEFAMNDAFTAYEDGNIDQGISVAHARTNLESMIDSIQSQNPAAEVFLQTTNPAWDAPNGNLSGTKRPDLPDYYQMYRDVGAERGLTLIDNHMVWSTLQQNDPKEFQSRVADGTHPDALGYQRYATPALLYALGAEMGPCLLVELGTGRSVLHNQSADSVELIGYTISSASGTLLPDWDGLSSTAPDTWEKANPTPENLSELSRTTSEVVAANAVRPLGQVWDPAKSLDLTLRYQTPNGALHSGSVVYLQDLGELATVAGDYNRDGIVDFADYQTWRDAYGSPGPPSGGVNADGNGDGRVDAADYSIWRDHAAAVAKTALDYALPVPEPTAGLAGATASLLLLSRSTNTRAIRP, encoded by the coding sequence TTGATTGAATCCTGCCGAAGCCTAACGCTGCTCGTGCTCTTCGGGGCCGGCGTGCAAGCCGCACAGCCGGCTCAATTCGTCGAGCGGTTGCGGGACGGCGATCCTCAAACGGTGGTGACCTACGGGACCAGCCTCACCGCCGGCGGCGCCTGGAGCCCGCAGCTCTCGTCGCGACTCAGTGCCGCCTACCCGGGCGAGCTGACCTGGGTGAACTCAGGGCTGAGTGGCAAGGCCTCGAACTCCGGGGTGGCCAACCTCAGCTCCCGCGTGCTGAGCCACAGCCCCGACGCGGTGTTTATCGAGTTCGCGATGAACGACGCGTTCACCGCCTACGAAGACGGCAATATCGACCAAGGGATCAGCGTCGCCCATGCCCGCACCAATCTTGAGTCGATGATCGATTCGATCCAATCCCAAAACCCCGCCGCCGAAGTGTTCCTGCAGACGACGAACCCGGCGTGGGACGCGCCCAACGGCAACCTCTCGGGCACGAAGCGGCCCGATCTGCCGGACTACTACCAGATGTACCGCGACGTTGGCGCCGAACGCGGACTGACGTTGATCGACAACCACATGGTCTGGAGCACGTTGCAGCAGAACGATCCGAAAGAGTTCCAGTCACGCGTGGCCGACGGCACGCACCCGGATGCGCTGGGGTACCAGCGGTACGCGACTCCCGCACTGCTTTACGCGCTCGGGGCCGAGATGGGCCCGTGCCTGCTGGTAGAGCTAGGGACTGGCAGATCAGTGCTGCACAACCAGTCGGCCGACTCGGTGGAGCTGATTGGCTACACCATCTCCTCTGCTAGTGGGACGCTGCTTCCCGATTGGGACGGCCTGTCGTCCACCGCCCCCGACACCTGGGAGAAGGCGAACCCGACGCCAGAGAACCTCTCGGAGCTGTCCCGCACCACAAGCGAAGTCGTTGCCGCCAACGCCGTCCGGCCCCTAGGACAGGTGTGGGACCCGGCAAAGAGCCTCGACCTGACCCTGCGGTACCAGACGCCCAACGGCGCGCTGCACAGCGGAAGCGTGGTCTACCTGCAGGACCTCGGGGAGCTAGCGACCGTCGCCGGCGACTACAACCGTGACGGCATCGTGGACTTCGCCGACTATCAGACCTGGCGAGACGCCTATGGCAGCCCAGGGCCGCCGTCCGGCGGCGTCAACGCCGACGGCAACGGCGATGGCCGGGTCGACGCCGCCGATTACTCCATTTGGCGTGACCACGCTGCGGCAGTCGCGAAGACCGCCCTCGACTACGCGTTGCCCGTCCCGGAGCCAACCGCTGGTCTGGCGGGCGCCACTGCCTCGCTACTGCTGCTATCTCGGAGTACGAATACGAGAGCGATCCGGCCGTAG